In the genome of Pseudanabaena mucicola str. Chao 1806, the window CTTTCTGTACCTGTGAGATCCTTTTTCTCTTCAGGAACCGCAGGAAAAAGTGCGATCGCCTTAATTCCTAATGCATAGTTCTCTTCAACTTCCTTGACCAATAGATCGAGCGTAAAGCGATAGGCTTCAGGCATTGAAGGAACTTCAACACGATTATTCTCTCCTTCCATTACAAACATGGGATAGATAAAATCATCTACAGATAAATGATTCTCTTTAACAAGACCACGAATAGAAGGACTGCGGCGGAGGCGGCGAGGGCGATGTGTGAGTTGCATTGATGTTTCTTAACGTTTCTTAATGAATTTGTTTGAAAAACATATATTTTTATTCGTGGATTATATCAGAGTAGTTCACCTGAAATGATCGGACTGAATTAGGATAGGTAGGACTTTGCGCCGCTTATACTGGGATAGATAGTTATGGTGATTAGTTAGCAATTCAAGTATGAAAGCATTTGTAGCTGGAGCCACAGGACAAACAGGACGACATATTGTCTCCGAATTAATCAAGCGTAATATTTCTGTTAGAGCTTTGGTTCGTAATTTGGAACTAGCGAAGCAGGTTTTGCCAACTGGAGTAGAGTTAGTCCAAGGAAATGTCCTTTTCGCGGATACTTTGCCAGAGGCGATCGCAGATTGTGATGTTTTGATATGCGCGACAGGGGCAAAGCCAAGCCTCAACGTCCTTGAGCCATATCTCGTCGATTTCATTGGTACAAAGAACTTAGTCAAGGCTGCTAAGGCAAAAAATATCCAACATTTTGTGATCGTCTCATCCCTTTGTGTATCGAAATTTTTGCATCCCCTCAATTTATTTTGGCTAGTGCTGTTTTGGAAAAAGCAGGCTGAAAGATATCTGCAAGATAGCGGTTTAACCTATACCATCGTCCGTCCAGGGGGGCTACTCAATCGTGAAAAAGAAGGTGGTTTAGTCCTAGTTGGTGCTGACACTCTCTTTGAAGGCAGTATTCCCCGTACTAAGGTTTCCCAAGTAACGGTAGAGGCTCTATTTGAAGATAATGCCAAGAATAAACTTGTTGAGATTGTGGTTAACGCCGATACACCTGATCGCCCAATTGCTGAATTATTTGCAACTGTATAAATAACTACTTAATGTGAGTTCGGGATAATTTGAAACAGTCTTTGAGAGAGGGTTTGCTACGCAAACCCTCTCTCAAAGACCAAAAGTAAAAGCCTTGCTTAGCAAGGCTTTTACTTTTGGGCTTTTAAAACTTGCCAACTTAACCCGAACTCACGTTACTTAAGATGTCACTCAGTGACATCTTAAAAATTTGGAAAATATGACTAAAACTGGGTAGTCATGCAACACAATTACTAAAAAAATTACTTGGCAGCACTACCAATCTTGTAACTGCTTTAGCGTTGTTTGCTTGGTATAGATTTCACTGGTTTGAGAGGAATGTTATTGGCTTGGAGCCAGTCTTTACCTACACGCACCGTGATGTCTGACTCGATATCACCCGTAGACTCAACTAAGACCTCACCAATACCCAGTGCATCGCGTAATTTTTCGGCACTAGCGCGATCGCCATTTTGAGCAATGATCTGCGTCTTTGCAATTGGCTTTGTCCAACGATCACTAGCAGCAAATACTTGAGCGTATCCCGACCTAGAAAGTACTGTGGTCGCTTTTTTTGTGCCTTCAGGCTGAGACATACTATCTTGAATTGCTACCCTCAAGGACTGGGAGTTATTATCAGTGCT includes:
- a CDS encoding SDR family oxidoreductase, which gives rise to MKAFVAGATGQTGRHIVSELIKRNISVRALVRNLELAKQVLPTGVELVQGNVLFADTLPEAIADCDVLICATGAKPSLNVLEPYLVDFIGTKNLVKAAKAKNIQHFVIVSSLCVSKFLHPLNLFWLVLFWKKQAERYLQDSGLTYTIVRPGGLLNREKEGGLVLVGADTLFEGSIPRTKVSQVTVEALFEDNAKNKLVEIVVNADTPDRPIAELFATV